The following proteins come from a genomic window of Nostoc sp. ATCC 53789:
- a CDS encoding ABC transporter ATP-binding protein has protein sequence MEYTSLPINTQTGVLPRTGFLEIENLVKSYPTPDKDNFVVLDGVNLTIGEDEYISVIGHSGCGKSTLLKIVAGLEKATSGSVRLDGKEIRQPGAERMMVFQNYSLLPWLTVRENIRLAVDEVLKNANRAEKISIVNEHLAMVNLTAAADKYPDEISGGMKQRVGIARALAIRPKMLLMDEPFGALDALTRGKLQRQVLDIWENNRQAVMMITHDVDEAIYMSDRIVLMTNGPSASIGEILEVPFEHPRVSKAPLEEARAAMRNSKEYFELRNHALNFLDRYFAQDE, from the coding sequence ATGGAATATACCTCATTACCTATTAATACCCAGACTGGAGTTCTGCCCCGCACTGGATTTTTAGAAATTGAAAATTTAGTCAAGTCTTATCCGACACCTGATAAAGATAACTTTGTCGTTTTAGATGGAGTTAATCTAACGATTGGTGAAGATGAATATATTTCTGTAATTGGTCACTCTGGTTGTGGGAAATCAACCCTATTAAAGATAGTAGCTGGTTTAGAAAAAGCCACTTCCGGATCAGTTCGGCTTGATGGCAAAGAAATCCGTCAGCCAGGAGCCGAAAGGATGATGGTATTTCAGAACTATTCATTGTTACCTTGGTTAACCGTGCGAGAAAATATCCGGTTAGCTGTGGATGAAGTGCTAAAAAATGCTAATCGGGCTGAAAAAATTAGCATTGTAAATGAACACTTGGCAATGGTAAACTTGACGGCGGCAGCTGACAAATATCCTGATGAAATCTCTGGAGGTATGAAACAACGAGTAGGTATTGCCAGAGCCTTAGCAATTCGTCCCAAAATGTTACTGATGGATGAACCTTTTGGGGCATTAGATGCGCTAACTCGTGGTAAATTGCAACGGCAAGTATTGGATATTTGGGAAAATAATCGTCAAGCAGTGATGATGATTACTCACGATGTAGACGAAGCAATTTATATGTCCGATCGCATCGTCTTGATGACTAATGGCCCATCTGCTAGTATAGGAGAGATTTTAGAAGTTCCTTTTGAGCATCCACGCGTTAGCAAAGCTCCTCTGGAAGAGGCTCGCGCAGCCATGCGAAACTCAAAAGAATATTTTGAACTCCGCAACCACGCCCTAAATTTTCTCGATCGATATTTTGCACAAGACGAGTAA
- a CDS encoding IS701 family transposase: MVQPRPAAPTVKFVDEYCQWYKSLFPDVRSFEAFKYLHVGCISELKRKTLPEIAKIVGLDNQQGLHHFLTTSPWDIEKLRDLRLELILQVLKGRPIILIIDETGDKKKGNKTDYVKRQYIGNLGKVENGIVAVTAYGVFCGMTFPLLFEIYKPRERLKPEDKYLTKPQIAAILMRKLKSMGFKFNLVLADSLYGESGTNFISVLDEMNLNYIVAIRSNHDVDLLPRQYTQYLKWHKFKRVFSDLSSENRFIREIIHGKRSENRYWQITTDREKLPGNTTWYVMSKYPDLTPRDVGNFYGLRTWVEYGLKQSKNELGWSDYRLTHYPDIERWWEIVCSSYLMVSLHSEQIQSSVPKSPSKLASHPWWNDEKGWKNILNNLRLIIQPFTLFNLIYPWLTVFPIPQLSLGFSKLQSIIYSLTSSIFISLTHPDFYFSSA; this comes from the coding sequence ATGGTACAGCCCCGTCCAGCCGCACCAACAGTTAAATTTGTGGACGAATATTGCCAGTGGTATAAAAGCCTGTTTCCAGATGTTAGGAGCTTCGAGGCTTTTAAGTACCTTCATGTAGGGTGTATTTCTGAACTAAAACGGAAAACCCTACCAGAAATAGCAAAGATTGTAGGATTGGATAACCAACAGGGTTTACATCATTTTTTAACTACATCACCGTGGGATATAGAGAAGTTAAGAGATTTGCGATTAGAGCTAATTTTACAAGTACTAAAAGGTAGACCAATCATTCTGATTATTGATGAAACAGGAGATAAAAAGAAAGGGAATAAGACAGATTATGTGAAACGACAGTATATAGGAAACTTGGGGAAAGTAGAGAATGGAATTGTGGCAGTAACAGCGTATGGCGTATTCTGCGGTATGACTTTTCCACTGCTATTTGAAATATATAAGCCTCGTGAAAGATTAAAGCCAGAAGATAAATACCTAACCAAGCCACAAATAGCAGCAATTCTCATGCGAAAGCTCAAGTCAATGGGCTTTAAATTTAACTTAGTACTGGCAGACAGTTTGTATGGAGAAAGTGGAACTAACTTCATATCTGTGTTAGATGAAATGAATCTAAACTATATAGTAGCGATTCGCTCAAACCATGATGTGGATTTACTTCCAAGACAATATACTCAATATTTAAAGTGGCACAAGTTTAAACGAGTATTTTCTGATCTGAGTAGTGAAAATAGGTTTATCAGAGAAATAATTCATGGTAAACGTAGCGAAAATAGGTACTGGCAGATTACCACAGACCGAGAGAAATTACCTGGTAACACTACTTGGTATGTAATGAGTAAATACCCAGACCTTACACCAAGAGATGTGGGAAACTTTTACGGTTTAAGAACTTGGGTTGAGTATGGGTTGAAGCAAAGCAAGAATGAATTAGGTTGGTCAGATTATCGGCTAACTCACTACCCGGATATTGAACGCTGGTGGGAGATTGTTTGTAGCAGCTATTTAATGGTTAGCCTACACTCTGAACAAATCCAGTCTTCTGTGCCAAAATCTCCATCAAAATTAGCTTCGCATCCCTGGTGGAATGATGAAAAAGGCTGGAAGAATATTCTTAACAATCTCCGCTTAATAATTCAACCTTTTACCTTATTTAACCTAATATATCCCTGGTTAACAGTTTTTCCTATTCCCCAATTGTCCTTGGGTTTTTCTAAACTTCAATCTATTATTTATAGCCTCACTAGTTCAATTTTTATTTCTCTAACTCACCCTGATTTCTACTTTTCCTCTGCCTAG
- the nifH gene encoding nitrogenase iron protein, with product MADEKIRQIAFYGKGGIGKSTTSQNTLAAMAEMGQRILIVGCDPKADSTRLMLHSKAQTSVLQLAAERGAVEDIELEEVMLTGFRDVRCVESGGPEPGVGCAGRGIITAINFLEENGAYKDVDFVSYDVLGDVVCGGFAMPIREGKAQEIYIVTSGEMMAMYAANNIARGVLKYAHTGGVRLGGLICNSRNVDREIDLIETLAKRLNTQMIHYVPRDNIVQHAELRRMTVNEYAPDSNQSNEYRTLATKIINNDKLTVPTPIEMEELEELLIEFGILESDENTAMLVGKSATEAPVK from the coding sequence ATGGCTGACGAAAAGATTAGACAAATAGCTTTCTATGGTAAAGGCGGTATTGGTAAATCTACTACCTCTCAAAACACCCTTGCAGCAATGGCTGAAATGGGTCAACGCATTCTAATTGTCGGTTGCGACCCTAAAGCTGACTCTACCCGTTTGATGCTACACAGTAAAGCTCAAACAAGTGTTCTTCAATTAGCTGCTGAAAGAGGCGCTGTAGAAGATATTGAACTCGAAGAAGTAATGCTGACTGGTTTCCGTGATGTACGTTGTGTGGAGTCTGGTGGTCCTGAACCCGGTGTAGGTTGCGCTGGTCGTGGTATCATCACTGCTATCAACTTCCTAGAAGAAAACGGTGCTTACAAAGACGTTGATTTTGTAAGTTACGACGTATTAGGTGACGTTGTGTGCGGTGGTTTTGCTATGCCTATTCGTGAAGGCAAGGCACAAGAAATCTACATCGTTACCTCTGGTGAAATGATGGCGATGTATGCAGCTAACAACATCGCTCGTGGTGTTCTCAAATATGCTCACACTGGCGGCGTGCGCTTGGGTGGTTTGATTTGTAACAGCCGTAACGTTGACCGGGAAATCGACTTAATCGAAACCTTGGCAAAACGTTTGAACACCCAAATGATTCACTATGTACCTCGTGACAACATTGTTCAACACGCAGAATTGCGCCGGATGACTGTTAACGAGTACGCTCCTGATAGTAATCAAAGTAACGAATATCGGACATTGGCTACCAAGATTATCAACAACGACAAGCTCACTGTCCCCACTCCTATTGAGATGGAAGAGTTAGAAGAGTTGTTGATTGAATTCGGTATCCTCGAAAGCGACGAAAATACCGCAATGCTTGTTGGTAAGTCTGCTACTGAAGCACCCGTCAAGTAA
- a CDS encoding DUF72 domain-containing protein produces the protein MNFFIGCAVWAYKGWVGELYPQGTRTADFLNLYSRRFTTVEGNTTFYAVPNQQTVTRWAAETPAGFEFCLKLPRDITHQGLLQPYIPAALKFLEGMRPLGKHLGPIFAQLPPSYAPALLEDLTSFLEAWPRTDAPLALEVRHPDWFREPHASNLTALLQKLGVGRVLLDSRPIYTGDDDPQLQSERRKPKLPLQLSVTAPFTLIRFISHPNLSVNQPFMEEWVKQIQQWLQAGVRIYFFVHCPIEARSPNIVRHFQQLLEQSDTPVPPLPWNNLEHPPNQLSLWS, from the coding sequence GTGAACTTTTTTATTGGTTGTGCTGTTTGGGCATATAAAGGTTGGGTGGGCGAACTTTACCCCCAAGGTACTCGCACCGCCGATTTTCTCAATCTCTACAGTCGTCGCTTCACCACTGTAGAAGGTAACACCACCTTTTATGCCGTGCCTAACCAACAAACAGTAACCCGTTGGGCTGCTGAAACTCCAGCAGGTTTTGAATTTTGTCTAAAATTACCGCGAGATATTACCCATCAAGGGTTGCTACAACCTTATATTCCGGCGGCTTTAAAATTTCTGGAAGGGATGCGCCCTTTAGGTAAGCATCTTGGGCCAATATTTGCCCAGTTACCACCTAGTTATGCACCTGCATTACTTGAAGATTTGACTAGCTTTCTGGAAGCTTGGCCGCGCACAGATGCACCCCTAGCCCTGGAAGTTCGTCATCCCGACTGGTTCAGAGAACCCCATGCTAGTAATTTGACAGCGCTTTTGCAAAAGCTAGGGGTAGGACGGGTACTTTTAGACTCGCGCCCCATTTACACTGGAGATGATGACCCCCAGTTACAATCAGAACGACGTAAACCCAAATTACCGTTGCAATTGAGTGTGACAGCACCTTTTACTCTGATTCGGTTTATTTCCCATCCAAATTTATCAGTGAATCAGCCGTTTATGGAAGAGTGGGTAAAGCAGATTCAGCAATGGTTACAGGCGGGAGTACGAATTTATTTCTTTGTTCATTGTCCAATAGAAGCGCGATCGCCTAACATAGTGCGTCACTTCCAACAGCTATTAGAACAGAGTGATACACCAGTTCCACCCTTACCTTGGAATAACCTTGAGCATCCTCCCAATCAGCTGAGTTTATGGTCTTGA
- a CDS encoding dienelactone hydrolase family protein encodes MKEITRRKFIATSTLATGFALAVQPISAQVTATDAKGLVAGAVKIPVKDGEIPAYRAAPATGENFPIVLVIQEIFGVHEHIQDVTRRFAQLGYLAIAPELFIRQGDVTKLSSIDEIRPIVSKVPDSQVLSDLDATVKWAVKSAKGNANKLAITGFCWGGRITWLYAAHNPKVKAGVAWYGRLVGDATELQPKYPIDIASKLTVPILGLYGGKDTGIPLNTVEQMRDRLKSSSSKSEIIVYPDAPHAFFADYRPSYREKDAKDGWKRLLAWFKKYGVS; translated from the coding sequence ATGAAAGAAATAACACGCCGCAAATTTATCGCAACAAGCACCTTGGCGACGGGTTTTGCCTTGGCAGTGCAACCCATTTCTGCTCAAGTCACCGCTACCGATGCTAAGGGGTTGGTAGCTGGTGCAGTGAAAATTCCCGTCAAAGATGGCGAAATTCCTGCTTACAGAGCAGCACCCGCCACTGGTGAAAATTTCCCCATAGTCTTGGTAATCCAAGAAATCTTTGGTGTACACGAGCATATTCAAGATGTTACTCGTCGTTTTGCTCAGTTGGGATACTTGGCGATCGCACCGGAATTATTTATCCGTCAAGGCGATGTCACTAAGTTAAGCAGTATAGACGAAATTCGCCCAATTGTTTCCAAAGTACCAGATTCTCAAGTGTTATCCGATCTCGATGCGACGGTAAAATGGGCTGTGAAATCAGCTAAAGGCAATGCCAATAAATTGGCGATTACAGGTTTCTGCTGGGGTGGCCGCATTACCTGGTTGTATGCGGCACACAATCCCAAGGTGAAGGCAGGTGTTGCGTGGTATGGGCGACTCGTGGGCGATGCTACCGAACTTCAGCCCAAGTATCCAATTGATATTGCATCAAAACTGACAGTCCCCATTCTCGGACTCTACGGTGGCAAAGATACGGGTATTCCCCTTAATACAGTAGAACAGATGCGCGATCGCTTAAAGTCTAGCAGTAGCAAATCTGAAATCATCGTCTACCCCGATGCACCGCACGCTTTTTTTGCCGATTATCGCCCCTCCTACCGCGAGAAAGATGCTAAGGACGGTTGGAAACGTCTTTTGGCGTGGTTTAAGAAGTATGGCGTTTCTTAA
- a CDS encoding universal stress protein: protein MLARLQSATGRNDLIEQMVLVPEPRKPFSKEPQKAKAVNLIVAYDASPNSHTALDIAFWIAHQTRLATNAEVTVQAVYVVEDNQSSQYPNILSFPQQTSLECQISEVSKSVTQVLTQPKLQTVVTPLQQADIILWQARSLAEEWQGSFKSHLRFGSISTELHKVVESEAADILFLGCQSVNHPMIEALGYNFPCAVLGIPSCIDE, encoded by the coding sequence ATGTTAGCACGTCTGCAAAGTGCCACAGGTCGCAATGACTTAATTGAACAAATGGTACTAGTGCCAGAACCAAGAAAACCTTTCTCTAAAGAACCTCAAAAAGCAAAAGCAGTTAATTTAATTGTTGCTTATGACGCATCTCCTAACAGTCATACGGCGCTAGATATTGCTTTCTGGATTGCCCATCAAACGCGTTTAGCTACTAATGCAGAAGTCACTGTTCAAGCTGTTTATGTGGTAGAAGACAATCAAAGCAGTCAATATCCAAATATCTTGAGCTTTCCGCAACAGACTTCATTAGAATGTCAAATCAGTGAAGTATCAAAGTCTGTGACACAGGTATTAACTCAACCCAAATTGCAGACAGTGGTAACTCCCCTACAACAAGCAGATATAATTCTCTGGCAAGCCCGAAGTCTGGCTGAAGAATGGCAAGGTTCCTTCAAATCTCATTTGCGGTTTGGCAGCATTTCCACAGAACTTCACAAAGTTGTTGAATCAGAAGCCGCCGATATTCTATTTCTCGGTTGCCAATCTGTTAATCATCCGATGATTGAAGCATTAGGTTATAATTTCCCCTGCGCCGTTTTGGGTATTCCCAGTTGTATTGATGAATAA
- a CDS encoding MFS transporter, with protein sequence MFQSTEIMLGLYKPLLWLAQIPVDPSNVTPAQASVLTSGPRFFVALISGVILAFAFQLVLTNLSLAAGISYLGHSSDSDSDSGEVGSLGGSIRKIGTAVGIWTLFTVTIALLIACFLAVKLSLVILDPGLGAILGLVIWGAYFLLLVWVSSTTVGSLIGSVVNTATSGFQAIMGTATAALGAKAVNNQVVATAEAAAAAIRRELGSGIDPGSIRENIEDYLDKLRPPELDVSKIRSDFENLLNDPQLKAIAGTPDIRNIDRQKFIELVSSRTDLSKKDVTRIADTLYKVWQQVVSQHSPTEDRMGELMDYLKSLPAGQSKTDELNAKLDRLVAETRGSKEADQKASTTGPIQSTIQQGLSALTGIVLGRADLSDLDVEKILGSLTTAKDKVTQQADKLGLPTPSQPYSPIRSDVENYLYNTYAWQLSPEKIAQEFRDVIYDPAADPGIVRRELERLSRNDFVKILQQRGLLTQSQIQRIADRLEVVRKDVLVTVTGIEEREIVQDLQRAVESYLLVTPKTDLTPEGIERNFKPLLQDPDADYETLTLRLAHIERQEIREILLERNDVQLYEVDSILDELEKQRDRVLIESKGLAEQAQYQAETLWLNVESYLRNTGKSELNPDAIRAEFKKLLEDPQAGISSIRARLSRFDRDTLVQLLSQRQDLSEDQVNQIINAAEESWHNIRHTPQAVVDKAKEQYDSVTTTIADYLRNTGKQELNPEGIQRDLSKLFENPKEGASALRHRLSQLDRDTLVKLLSQRQDLSEQQVNEIIDSTQTSIRNFIRAPRRLATRTQQRAETFKAYLEEYLRQTGKEELNPEGIKRDLQLLLHDPRVGVESFSDRLSHFDRDTIIALLKIREDMSDEEAARIADNMVSVRDQFVEQVRNIQRGIQDAIDGVFARIRNYLNSLDRPELNYDSIKGDVRTFFDDPQAGFDALRDRLSSFDRETLVAIMSSREDISEEDANRIIDQIERARNTVLQRAERIQQEAQRRLEQVKHQAQRQAEETRKAAATAAWWLFATASVSAVFSALGGALAARP encoded by the coding sequence ATGTTCCAAAGTACGGAAATCATGCTGGGACTCTACAAACCACTATTGTGGTTAGCACAGATTCCAGTAGATCCCTCAAACGTCACGCCAGCACAGGCATCGGTTCTGACTTCCGGGCCACGCTTTTTTGTGGCCTTAATCTCCGGCGTGATCCTAGCCTTTGCTTTCCAATTAGTTCTAACTAATCTTTCCCTTGCAGCCGGTATTTCCTATCTGGGGCACTCATCTGACTCGGATTCAGATTCTGGGGAAGTCGGAAGTTTGGGCGGCAGCATTCGCAAAATCGGTACAGCAGTAGGGATTTGGACGTTATTCACTGTAACGATCGCTTTATTAATTGCCTGTTTCCTGGCAGTTAAATTGAGCCTTGTAATCTTAGATCCAGGATTGGGAGCAATTCTCGGTTTGGTAATTTGGGGTGCTTACTTTTTACTCCTGGTTTGGGTAAGTTCCACTACTGTGGGTTCCTTAATTGGCTCAGTCGTAAATACGGCAACTTCCGGTTTTCAAGCGATTATGGGGACAGCTACAGCCGCACTAGGCGCGAAAGCTGTCAATAATCAAGTTGTCGCAACAGCTGAAGCCGCCGCCGCCGCCATTCGCCGAGAATTAGGAAGCGGCATCGACCCTGGAAGTATTCGGGAGAACATAGAAGATTATTTAGATAAGCTGCGTCCACCAGAGTTGGATGTGTCGAAAATTCGGAGTGATTTTGAAAATTTACTCAACGATCCCCAATTAAAAGCGATCGCAGGGACTCCAGATATTCGCAACATCGACCGCCAAAAATTTATCGAGTTAGTCAGCAGCCGCACCGACCTTTCCAAAAAAGACGTTACCCGCATTGCTGATACTTTATATAAGGTTTGGCAACAGGTAGTAAGTCAGCATTCACCCACCGAAGACCGGATGGGTGAGTTAATGGATTATCTGAAATCACTTCCAGCAGGACAAAGTAAGACAGATGAACTTAACGCCAAGCTGGATCGATTAGTTGCAGAAACACGTGGTTCCAAGGAAGCTGACCAAAAGGCATCTACTACTGGGCCAATTCAAAGTACAATCCAGCAAGGACTATCCGCCTTAACCGGCATTGTGTTAGGACGGGCAGATTTATCTGATTTGGATGTGGAAAAAATCTTGGGTAGCCTTACCACAGCCAAAGATAAAGTCACCCAACAGGCAGATAAGTTAGGTTTGCCAACACCATCACAACCCTATAGCCCAATTCGATCTGATGTCGAAAATTATCTGTACAATACTTATGCTTGGCAACTAAGCCCAGAAAAAATCGCCCAAGAATTTCGTGATGTCATTTACGACCCAGCAGCTGACCCTGGAATAGTTCGCAGAGAACTAGAAAGATTATCACGTAACGATTTCGTCAAAATTCTCCAACAACGAGGACTACTTACCCAAAGCCAAATTCAGCGCATTGCAGATCGGCTAGAAGTTGTCCGCAAAGATGTGCTGGTGACAGTTACAGGTATCGAAGAAAGAGAAATAGTCCAAGACTTGCAACGCGCAGTAGAAAGTTATCTGCTCGTTACCCCGAAAACAGATTTGACACCTGAAGGCATTGAGCGGAATTTTAAACCACTGTTGCAAGACCCAGATGCAGATTATGAAACCCTGACATTGCGACTGGCGCACATTGAACGTCAGGAAATTCGGGAGATATTGCTGGAACGTAATGATGTTCAGCTATATGAAGTAGACAGCATTCTGGATGAATTGGAAAAACAACGCGATCGCGTCTTGATAGAATCCAAAGGATTAGCTGAACAAGCACAATATCAAGCAGAAACCCTGTGGTTGAATGTGGAATCATATCTGCGTAACACCGGGAAATCAGAACTGAATCCTGATGCTATCCGCGCGGAGTTCAAAAAGCTATTAGAAGATCCCCAAGCTGGAATTAGCTCAATTCGGGCGCGGTTGTCTCGCTTTGACCGCGATACCTTAGTGCAATTGTTGAGTCAGCGCCAAGATTTGAGTGAAGATCAAGTTAATCAAATCATCAATGCGGCTGAAGAGTCGTGGCATAACATTCGCCACACACCCCAAGCTGTAGTAGATAAAGCCAAAGAGCAATACGACTCTGTTACCACCACGATCGCAGATTATCTACGGAATACTGGTAAACAAGAACTGAATCCTGAAGGTATTCAGCGAGATTTGAGTAAATTGTTTGAAAATCCCAAAGAGGGAGCCAGCGCACTGCGCCATCGATTGTCGCAGTTAGACCGAGATACGCTGGTGAAGTTGCTCAGTCAACGTCAAGACTTGAGTGAACAACAAGTTAATGAAATAATTGATTCCACCCAAACTTCGATTCGTAACTTTATACGTGCGCCTCGTCGTTTAGCTACTCGTACACAGCAAAGAGCAGAAACATTCAAAGCTTATCTGGAAGAGTATCTGCGCCAAACTGGTAAAGAAGAACTCAATCCTGAAGGTATTAAACGCGACTTGCAACTACTATTACACGATCCGCGAGTGGGGGTAGAAAGTTTTAGCGATCGCCTTTCCCATTTTGACCGTGATACCATCATCGCCCTGCTGAAGATTCGGGAAGATATGTCTGATGAAGAAGCAGCGCGGATTGCCGATAACATGGTGTCCGTCAGGGATCAATTTGTAGAACAAGTGCGGAATATCCAACGAGGCATTCAAGATGCAATTGATGGGGTTTTTGCCCGCATCCGCAACTATCTTAACTCCCTGGATCGCCCGGAACTCAATTACGATAGCATCAAGGGCGATGTCCGCACATTTTTTGACGATCCTCAAGCGGGGTTTGATGCCCTGCGCGATCGCTTATCTTCTTTTGATCGTGAGACTTTAGTAGCAATTATGAGTTCTCGTGAGGACATCTCTGAGGAAGATGCCAACCGGATCATCGACCAAATTGAACGGGCCCGCAACACAGTATTGCAACGTGCAGAACGCATACAGCAAGAAGCCCAACGCCGCCTAGAACAGGTGAAGCATCAAGCACAGCGACAAGCTGAAGAAACCCGCAAAGCCGCAGCGACAGCAGCGTGGTGGCTGTTTGCCACCGCATCCGTCTCCGCCGTTTTCTCTGCATTAGGAGGAGCGCTGGCTGCAAGGCCGTAG
- a CDS encoding SLC13 family permease, translating to MDNWQAILSVITFISVIILVMTEWVHLTIAALLGALLLVFTNVMTLEEAVGYIGNSHGTLGLFFGVMVLVRAFEPTKIFDYLATQIVLLAKGQGKRLLLGIVAIVTPICAVLPNATTVMLLAPLIPPMAKEVGINFVPLLILMVFVANSAGLLTLVGDPATFIVGDAVNISFTDYLFKLSLGGVIAVAIVIATLPFLFRKIWNTQLDNLEELPHPQINHPRALSFGAVIVFFVLLFFVVGETLPVPVSPAAAALLGAALALLLSHHSRIDSVNNILRDVDWSTLIFFMSIFVLIGGLEKTGVINGLSGILAAILGKNIILGSLVLLFFVGILSSVIPNIPLVVGMVPLLKQYIVTVGLAPAEVLAQDFQGQFPPEVLPLFYAMMFGATLGGNGTLVGASSNIVAAGISEQHGRRISFKTFLHYGIPVMLLQLVASALYVLFRFLL from the coding sequence GTGGACAACTGGCAAGCAATCCTTAGTGTAATTACATTTATAAGCGTCATTATTTTAGTGATGACGGAATGGGTACATCTCACCATCGCAGCATTATTGGGAGCATTATTATTAGTTTTTACCAACGTCATGACTTTAGAAGAAGCTGTTGGTTACATCGGCAACAGTCATGGAACACTCGGTTTATTCTTTGGAGTTATGGTGCTAGTGCGGGCTTTTGAACCTACCAAGATATTTGATTATTTAGCAACTCAAATAGTACTCCTGGCTAAGGGACAAGGCAAGCGTTTATTACTCGGAATTGTGGCTATTGTGACACCTATCTGTGCAGTTTTACCAAATGCCACAACAGTAATGTTGTTAGCGCCTTTAATTCCACCAATGGCGAAGGAAGTCGGGATAAATTTTGTTCCCTTGTTAATTTTAATGGTATTTGTTGCTAATAGTGCCGGACTTCTTACGTTAGTTGGAGATCCAGCTACCTTTATTGTTGGTGATGCTGTGAATATCAGCTTTACAGATTATTTGTTTAAATTGAGTTTAGGAGGAGTAATTGCCGTTGCTATAGTAATTGCAACACTACCATTTTTATTTCGTAAAATTTGGAATACCCAGTTAGATAATTTAGAAGAACTACCACATCCACAAATTAATCATCCACGAGCTTTAAGCTTTGGTGCAGTTATAGTATTTTTCGTCCTGCTATTTTTTGTCGTTGGAGAAACTCTACCAGTTCCGGTTTCGCCTGCTGCCGCAGCTTTGTTAGGAGCAGCTTTAGCTTTGCTGTTATCGCACCATAGCAGAATCGATTCAGTTAACAATATTTTGCGGGATGTAGACTGGAGTACATTAATATTTTTTATGAGTATTTTTGTGCTAATTGGAGGGTTAGAAAAAACAGGTGTAATTAATGGTTTATCAGGAATATTGGCAGCAATATTAGGAAAAAATATTATCCTGGGTTCCCTGGTTTTATTGTTTTTTGTAGGTATATTATCCAGCGTAATCCCCAATATTCCTTTAGTGGTGGGGATGGTTCCCTTACTTAAACAATACATTGTTACTGTGGGATTAGCACCCGCAGAAGTTCTAGCACAAGATTTTCAAGGGCAGTTTCCCCCAGAAGTATTACCGCTTTTTTATGCCATGATGTTTGGTGCAACTTTGGGAGGTAATGGCACATTAGTAGGGGCATCATCTAATATCGTCGCTGCCGGTATTTCTGAGCAACATGGACGACGCATCTCGTTTAAAACTTTCCTTCACTACGGCATTCCAGTAATGCTGTTGCAACTGGTAGCTTCGGCTTTGTATGTGTTGTTTCGTTTTCTGCTTTAG
- a CDS encoding high light inducible protein codes for MATQETRSSTDLPPVAPEYNGIDRNAFLFGWTPQAEIWNGRLAAIGFLAYLLWDLAGYSVLRDVLHLVGY; via the coding sequence ATGGCAACTCAAGAAACTCGGTCTTCTACTGACTTACCACCTGTTGCACCAGAATACAACGGTATAGACCGTAACGCTTTTCTGTTTGGCTGGACTCCTCAAGCCGAAATTTGGAATGGTCGTTTGGCAGCAATTGGTTTTCTCGCCTATTTGCTTTGGGATTTAGCTGGCTATAGCGTTTTACGCGACGTACTGCACTTAGTTGGCTACTAA
- a CDS encoding high light inducible protein — protein sequence MEPRSSTDLAPVAKAYNGVDRNAFLFGWTPQAEIWNGRLAAIGFLAYLLWDLAGYSVLRDVLHIISY from the coding sequence ATGGAACCTCGATCTTCTACTGATTTAGCACCTGTTGCTAAAGCCTACAATGGTGTAGACCGCAATGCTTTTTTGTTTGGTTGGACTCCTCAAGCTGAAATCTGGAACGGTCGTTTGGCAGCAATTGGTTTTCTTGCCTATTTGCTTTGGGATTTAGCTGGCTATAGTGTCTTACGCGATGTATTGCACATAATTAGCTATTAG